The Candidatus Hydrogenedentota bacterium sequence GCGCAAAGTCGCTGGAAGCGATTTCATTGAAGTGTATGTAAAATGCGACATTGATGTATGTGAATCGCGCGATACAAAAGGCCTCTACAAGAAAGCGCGGGCGGGCGAGGTTAAGGAATTTACCGGTATTTCGGCGCCTTATGAAGAACCGTTGAACCCCGAATTGGTCGTGGACACGTCCCAAGAATCGCTGGAAGAAAGCACGAAAAAAGTCATGGCGTGTCTTGTCGAGCGCGGCGTCATACCGGCATAAATCGGGCGAGCGTCGGCTATGGACTTGGAAGAACCCTTGTTGTCTGCCTATGGCGAGGAATCGGCTGTTCCCTCGCCTGTAAACCGTATGATGACGGCGTTCGCGGCGGATTTTCGCGAGGACAAAGACATCAATCTCGGCGTCGGATACGTCAACGAACGCACGATCCCCGGCGACCGCATCCAGGAGGCGATGGCGCAGGTCCTCTCCCATCCCAAGCGATACCGCTTCGCGTTGAACTACGGAGGATCGCAGGGATCGCAAAACCTGATTGACGCATTGCGTGCTTTTTACGTGCGAAACCGCATTGCCGGACTGACCGAAGCGGTGCTCGACCGAAACCGCATTCTGATCGGGGCGAACGGCGCAACGAGCATTCTCAATGCCTTGGCCGACGTAATCCGTCCCGGCATCGTCGTCACGACGGACCCGATGTACTACATCTACTGCAACGCGCTCGAACGCAAGGGATTCACCGTTGTTACCGTTCCCGAAGACGACGAGGGCATGGACGTCGAACGGCTGGAAGCGCTGCTGGCTTCGCCGGATTTTCCGAAGGAAGCCATTTCGTTCTTCTACGTCGTGACGGTGAACAATCCGAGTTGCACGGTGCTGAGCAACCGGCGGCGCAAGGCGCTTGTCAAGATGGTGACGCGCCTGTCGCACGAATTGAAACGCAAGGCGCCGCTTGTGCTCGATGGCGCCTACGAGTTTCTTGTGCATGATCCGTCGGTCGAAACGCCGCAAAGCGCCCTGCCCTACGATGAACTCGGCATTGTTTGCGAACTGGGCACCTTGTCGAAGATTCTCGCGCCGGCGTTGCGGATCGGCTACCTGATCGGCGCGGACGGACCGCTGTTTCGCGCGCTGGTCCAGCAGACCAGCGATGTCGGGTTCAGCGCGCCGCTCATCAACCAGGAAATCGCGAGTTACCTGATCGAACACGACGTGCTCAAACAGCGCGACCGGGTGAACGCCGGTTACCGCGAGAAGGCCCTGCGCGTCGCCGAGGCCATCGAGCATCATCTCGGCGACGCGGTGGAACACCGTTGCGGCGGGCAGGGGGGCTTTTACTTCTACTTGACCTTCAAGGGCACCGAAACGACAGAGTCTTCCCGGTTCTTCCACATCTTGTCGCGCACGACCGGCGATCCGGCC is a genomic window containing:
- a CDS encoding PLP-dependent aminotransferase family protein, with translation MDLEEPLLSAYGEESAVPSPVNRMMTAFAADFREDKDINLGVGYVNERTIPGDRIQEAMAQVLSHPKRYRFALNYGGSQGSQNLIDALRAFYVRNRIAGLTEAVLDRNRILIGANGATSILNALADVIRPGIVVTTDPMYYIYCNALERKGFTVVTVPEDDEGMDVERLEALLASPDFPKEAISFFYVVTVNNPSCTVLSNRRRKALVKMVTRLSHELKRKAPLVLDGAYEFLVHDPSVETPQSALPYDELGIVCELGTLSKILAPALRIGYLIGADGPLFRALVQQTSDVGFSAPLINQEIASYLIEHDVLKQRDRVNAGYREKALRVAEAIEHHLGDAVEHRCGGQGGFYFYLTFKGTETTESSRFFHILSRTTGDPAIDGPPDDRHPRVVYIPGEHCVHPKGPMAETGRRQLRISYGFEETERIVQAIALMREAL